From the genome of Apis cerana isolate GH-2021 linkage group LG15, AcerK_1.0, whole genome shotgun sequence:
ACTATCAGATGTATGAAAATGTGAGTTTAAAACACGAATAAAAAgacatacataattatatactatttttttctttaactttacctcttttgaaaatataaaaaaaactgcatatttttgaaaaaaattattaattttattttgtaaacacaatagtatttataataaatgatttttatataataatattatatagaattgtaaaattgattaaaaatttaggaaTTGAACAACTTATTTAGTCTTTTAATAGAAATCTCAAAAGATAATCTCACACAATTCGCGAAATCTCacactattattaaatacattttgaataatgaataatatttatacttctaattatttactaaaatagaaaaatatcaaattaataaatttataaatcaaaatcgtTAACAATATTGTACGTTTTGGTTCAAATATTACTTTCATTGTAATGTTTTATCTTATAGCAAAATACTTTGTCTTCTTcgtttataaaacaaatcctacaacaatatatatatatacatatatataaaacataaatattaaatttaaaataaattataaatgctaATATCCAAtcgaatttttgtaataacttACGAGTAAAAAACAAGCGCCAAGAAGaacacttttaattttaacatctaaatctaaaggaaaatttatattgaaatcacCAGTGGTTATATCGGTAAAAGGAACGAAATAATTTAGCATTTTaaacgttattttaatttgtccaACTTTATGTTTATCATCTGCAgattttatctgaaaaaaaaaattacacattaactaaatacatatatatatactgtatgttgaaattaatatttttaccttATACACTATATTATTACAAGTTGGAAACCTTGgtccttttaattttaaaacagttTTCCCAGTCGAATCATTAATAGAAAATGTTGGCcttagaaaaaaacaattttgtaaAACAGAACCGAGTAATATATCTTCAGAATATACTTGTAACTTCTgcaaagaaattaagaaattcaaattattaatcttaaagctatatatatatatatacataattaaaaaaatatatacatatataatataaagaataacggtaattttaaaattatatattattatgtactaTATTCAAACAACTTTTGGTATTTACtgaagaaaaacaattaaatcatatttaagttGAGTTTcaacaagaaatatttatacttaatatcttctctaaaaaaatcatgtacatttttatatatagatctatttcaaaaaatttgcaCAAAATGAATAGTCAGCATTACGCTCAGTTATCagtctttttattttgcatattatgcAAAATGTACGAGTAGATACAAATTACAATAACCGTtcgatgtaattaaatttaatttgtttcttttataacttgcacatataattaaaaaaaaaaaattgtataaagttaattttagactatctttaaaagaataaattttattattccatgaatgattttttgtaataaagaagaaaaatttttacaagagaaattacatataattacatgttttaattcataaaatatacgataaaatatacgataaattaCTTTGACGATTCACTTTTTCAGTTATTTTGTATCCAAAACATTTATAACCGATGTTTGTCAAAGGGTTTTGTTCCTAATGCTCTCGTATGGGATCAAGTGAACGAGGTTCTTCACCGCAGACTGAAACAACACGTCCAAAAGCGTCGACGAGCGGTGCTAGTCAAAGAGTATCGATCGTGACCGGCTTTTCTAATGGCCCGAATAACTTTTCGTCAAAGGTAATCTACAGATGGTGCGCACGTGTGAAGAAAGTTAGCGCATTGTGTGCACCGCATGTTCGAGAAACTCAAGCGAACGTTTCGCAAGCTATATCTATTAGCccatcataaataaaaaagcaattaTGGTAACGTGACTGGGGGGGACGTATCCTTCATGAATTGACTATTAcgttcatataaaatatgtttgcaTCGTCGTACAATTGCAACTgcgaaagtaaaataaaatgcgATTGTTATAtaggaaaaataaacaaaagaatttgtcaatagattaaataacgtaaatgataaaaatcataggttatgcaattaatattgatcataaaaagaagcaatttaataaaataataaataattaatatttaaatctaacattattaagaaaaatttttcattatcaaaattatagaaagatattatacaaagatataaaaatataaaattttttaattgatatatcgtgatttttttcgaattgttACCGattgttaattcaaatatttttttataacatgaaGATAACAAAAATACCTGAAATGAACAAGTAAAAGGTTGAACCATACGCAGAACTTCTCTTCCATAATTATCAGTCACGTGAAATTCACAAGTACGAGAAGCACCTAAACATAAACGTCCCCACCAATTTGATTGTTCcgtaacattaaatattgtcTCTCCTCTGATATTCAACAcgaagaattcatttttagcTTCCAAAAAATGGTCGActgtaattatttcattgatttatgTACACGTTACAATAACTATTTAA
Proteins encoded in this window:
- the LOC107993342 gene encoding phospholipid scramblase 2-like isoform X1, whose amino-acid sequence is MTSLHLSPTAPIQDESLQSEVPIIREGGLSLPNMTCPTGLEYLIVLDYLGIRLKNTIEVDHFLEAKNEFFVLNIRGETIFNVTEQSNWWGRLCLGASRTCEFHVTDNYGREVLRMVQPFTCSFQKLQVYSEDILLGSVLQNCFFLRPTFSINDSTGKTVLKLKGPRFPTCNNIVYKIKSADDKHKVGQIKITFKMLNYFVPFTDITTGDFNINFPLDLDVKIKSVLLGACFLLDLFYKRRRQSILL
- the LOC107993342 gene encoding phospholipid scramblase 2-like isoform X3: MISGLSLPNMTCPTGLEYLIVLDYLGIRLKNTIEVDHFLEAKNEFFVLNIRGETIFNVTEQSNWWGRLCLGASRTCEFHVTDNYGREVLRMVQPFTCSFQKLQVYSEDILLGSVLQNCFFLRPTFSINDSTGKTVLKLKGPRFPTCNNIVYKIKSADDKHKVGQIKITFKMLNYFVPFTDITTGDFNINFPLDLDVKIKSVLLGACFLLDLFYKRRRQSILL
- the LOC107993342 gene encoding phospholipid scramblase 2-like isoform X2, coding for MKKRGGLSLPNMTCPTGLEYLIVLDYLGIRLKNTIEVDHFLEAKNEFFVLNIRGETIFNVTEQSNWWGRLCLGASRTCEFHVTDNYGREVLRMVQPFTCSFQKLQVYSEDILLGSVLQNCFFLRPTFSINDSTGKTVLKLKGPRFPTCNNIVYKIKSADDKHKVGQIKITFKMLNYFVPFTDITTGDFNINFPLDLDVKIKSVLLGACFLLDLFYKRRRQSILL